The proteins below come from a single Piscinibacter gummiphilus genomic window:
- the gspM gene encoding type II secretion system protein GspM, protein MTMKDRWKQLSARYAALAPRERALLPGAVCFAILMLGHLLVIEPATKERRLLQQRLAQETNDLTVAQAQLTVLQAKLKNPDAEVRAQLEALRLQARNADDQFKKLQGSLVPAQDMSDWLSGLLQAQRGLQLVGLRTLPVTSVTELVDGGKPASPAAAATAATAASAPAADAATPDGWLYRHGVEITVRGSYPELVAYLQTLERMPRRVYWGELKLDAQQSPAVVMTLVVYTLSVEKTWWVI, encoded by the coding sequence ATGACGATGAAGGACCGCTGGAAGCAGCTCAGCGCGCGCTACGCCGCGCTCGCGCCGCGCGAACGGGCCCTGCTGCCCGGCGCGGTGTGCTTCGCCATCCTGATGCTCGGCCATCTGCTCGTCATCGAGCCGGCCACGAAGGAGCGCCGCCTGCTGCAGCAGCGCCTCGCGCAGGAGACGAACGACCTCACCGTCGCACAAGCGCAGCTCACGGTGCTGCAGGCCAAGCTGAAGAACCCCGACGCCGAGGTGCGCGCGCAGCTCGAAGCGCTGCGCCTGCAGGCGCGCAACGCCGACGACCAGTTCAAGAAGCTGCAGGGTTCGCTGGTACCGGCGCAAGACATGAGCGACTGGCTCTCGGGCCTGCTGCAGGCACAACGCGGCCTGCAACTGGTGGGCCTGCGCACGCTGCCGGTCACCTCGGTGACGGAGCTGGTCGATGGCGGCAAGCCTGCCTCGCCCGCCGCCGCGGCCACGGCCGCAACTGCCGCCTCCGCGCCGGCCGCGGACGCAGCCACCCCCGACGGCTGGCTCTACCGCCACGGCGTCGAGATCACCGTGCGCGGCAGCTACCCCGAACTCGTCGCCTACCTGCAGACGCTGGAACGCATGCCGCGCCGCGTCTACTGGGGCGAGCTGAAACTCGATGCACAACAAAGCCCCGCGGTGGTGATGACGCTCGTCGTTTACACCTTGAGCGTGGAAAAGACCTGGTGGGTGATATGA
- a CDS encoding PilN domain-containing protein has product MTQNINLYDPSLRAKREWLTAVNAATAVGVCTLAVVLAGAWAVHDVRTLREPATQTHTALEAAQKDLVELTQRLAQTKPDVRLQGELRAIQAAVTQRQSAFSLLQAGGLGNETGHANALNAFARQSINGLWLTGVTLDNQQLALRGRTTSPDLIPSYVNRLNKEAALQGRSFRALSIARPEQEAAASAPARSAPFVEFSLVSAHGTEAPAKTPSPEARR; this is encoded by the coding sequence ATGACGCAGAACATCAACCTCTACGACCCGTCGCTGCGCGCCAAGCGCGAGTGGCTGACGGCCGTGAACGCGGCGACCGCCGTGGGCGTGTGCACGCTCGCGGTGGTGCTCGCCGGCGCCTGGGCCGTGCATGACGTGCGCACGCTGCGCGAGCCGGCCACCCAGACCCACACCGCGCTCGAAGCCGCACAGAAAGACCTGGTCGAGCTCACCCAGCGCCTCGCGCAGACCAAGCCCGATGTGCGCTTGCAAGGCGAGCTTCGCGCCATCCAGGCCGCGGTGACGCAGCGCCAGTCGGCGTTCAGCCTGCTGCAGGCCGGCGGCCTGGGCAACGAGACCGGCCACGCCAATGCGCTCAACGCCTTTGCCCGCCAGTCGATCAACGGCCTGTGGCTGACCGGCGTGACGCTCGACAACCAGCAGCTCGCCCTGCGCGGCCGCACGACGAGCCCTGATCTGATCCCGAGCTACGTGAACCGGCTCAACAAGGAAGCGGCGCTGCAAGGCCGCTCGTTCCGCGCGCTCAGCATCGCGCGCCCCGAGCAGGAGGCCGCGGCCTCGGCACCGGCGCGCAGTGCACCGTTCGTCGAGTTCTCGCTCGTGAGCGCGCACGGCACCGAAGCGCCCGCCAAGACACCCTCACCGGAGGCCCGGCGATGA
- the pilM gene encoding agglutinin biogenesis protein MshI, producing the protein MFNRREQPGWMAVVPRKQSVDFAHVVRGGERPTLTLLDSAPRGGSEAQALQQARRTHNLQRYRCTTWIDPSAYQMVQVTQPKVEATELRAALRWSIKDSLDFPVEQAMVDVLPIPTDGMPAGRDPLALVVAAKRDKLQERVQAFQAANLKLSVIDVVEAAQRNIAALFETPGRGIAMLGLHDNGALLTFSRAGELYGLRHIDMNLAALADTEQRATVFERVGLELQRSLDGFDRQFSQVPLSRLLIAGHPAAESFSNFLKDNLYLPVEVADLSSVLDLGRHANALQDVTQQHAWYVPIGMALREEGAAA; encoded by the coding sequence ATGTTCAATCGACGAGAACAACCTGGCTGGATGGCAGTGGTGCCGCGCAAGCAGAGCGTGGACTTCGCCCACGTCGTGCGCGGCGGCGAGCGCCCGACACTCACGCTGCTCGACAGCGCGCCACGCGGCGGCAGCGAAGCCCAGGCCCTGCAGCAGGCCCGCCGCACGCACAACCTGCAGCGCTACCGTTGCACCACCTGGATCGACCCGAGCGCCTACCAGATGGTGCAAGTCACCCAGCCCAAGGTCGAGGCCACCGAGCTGCGCGCGGCGCTGCGCTGGAGCATCAAGGATTCGCTCGACTTCCCGGTCGAACAGGCGATGGTCGACGTGCTGCCCATCCCGACCGACGGCATGCCCGCCGGCCGCGACCCGCTCGCCCTCGTCGTGGCCGCCAAGCGCGACAAGCTGCAGGAGCGTGTGCAGGCCTTTCAGGCCGCCAACCTCAAGCTTTCGGTGATCGACGTGGTCGAAGCCGCCCAGCGCAACATTGCCGCCCTCTTCGAAACGCCCGGCCGCGGCATCGCCATGCTGGGCCTGCACGACAACGGCGCCCTGCTCACCTTCAGCCGCGCCGGTGAGCTCTACGGCCTGCGCCACATCGACATGAACCTTGCGGCGCTCGCCGACACCGAGCAACGCGCAACCGTCTTCGAACGTGTGGGCCTGGAGCTGCAACGCTCGCTCGACGGCTTCGACCGCCAGTTCAGCCAGGTGCCGCTGTCGCGCCTGCTGATCGCAGGCCACCCCGCCGCCGAGAGCTTCTCGAATTTCCTGAAAGACAACCTCTACCTGCCGGTGGAAGTGGCCGACCTCTCGAGCGTGCTCGACCTCGGCCGCCACGCCAACGCCCTGCAGGACGTGACGCAGCAACACGCGTGGTACGTGCCCATCGGCATGGCGCTGCGCGAAGAAGGCGCTGCAGCATGA
- a CDS encoding type II secretion system F family protein yields MPQFTYTARDASGGLLQGVLEGDSAGAVAAELQRAGSTPLEIVLATAVGASMASKQIGFGKREKVKHEDLLMFSRQLHTLLKSGIALTRALGGLQESASPAMKEVIRQTRESLESGNEMSTSLAKQTGVFSAFYVAMVRVGEMTGRLDEVFLRLFHHLEFEKLMRDQVKSALRYPSFVIAVMIIAVGVVNVFVIPAFQRVFDGLGSDLPFMTRILVGFSRFTIVAWPYLLVAAVGGFFGFKRWTSTEDGGYAWDKFKLKFPIAGKIIRKATLARFSRSFALALKSGVPVVQSMMVVANTVDNHFYARAIEKMREGVERGDSLLRTAAASGIFTPVVLQMIAVGEESGTLDEMLGEVADFYQQEVEYELKSLSAQIEPILIIFLGVLVLILALGVFLPIWDLGKAALK; encoded by the coding sequence ATGCCCCAGTTCACCTACACGGCGCGTGACGCCAGCGGCGGCCTGCTGCAAGGCGTGCTCGAAGGCGACAGTGCCGGCGCCGTGGCGGCCGAGCTGCAGCGTGCCGGCAGCACACCGCTCGAGATCGTGCTCGCCACCGCGGTGGGCGCCTCGATGGCCTCGAAGCAGATCGGCTTCGGCAAGCGCGAGAAGGTCAAGCACGAAGACCTGCTGATGTTCAGCCGCCAGCTGCACACGCTCCTCAAATCGGGCATTGCGCTCACGCGTGCGCTCGGCGGGCTGCAGGAATCGGCCTCGCCCGCGATGAAAGAGGTGATCCGCCAGACGCGCGAGAGCCTGGAGTCGGGCAACGAGATGTCGACCTCGCTCGCCAAGCAGACGGGTGTCTTCAGCGCCTTCTACGTCGCGATGGTGCGCGTGGGCGAAATGACGGGCCGGCTCGACGAAGTCTTCCTGCGCCTCTTCCATCACCTCGAATTCGAGAAGCTGATGCGCGACCAGGTGAAGTCGGCGCTGCGCTACCCGAGCTTCGTGATCGCGGTGATGATCATCGCCGTCGGCGTGGTCAACGTGTTCGTGATCCCGGCCTTCCAGCGGGTGTTCGATGGCCTCGGCTCCGACCTGCCGTTCATGACGCGCATCCTCGTCGGCTTCTCCCGCTTCACCATCGTGGCCTGGCCCTACCTGCTGGTGGCGGCCGTCGGCGGCTTCTTCGGCTTCAAGCGCTGGACGAGCACCGAAGACGGCGGCTACGCGTGGGACAAGTTCAAGCTCAAGTTCCCCATCGCCGGCAAGATCATCCGCAAGGCGACGCTCGCGCGCTTCTCGCGCAGCTTCGCGCTCGCGCTCAAGAGCGGCGTGCCGGTGGTGCAGTCGATGATGGTCGTGGCCAACACGGTCGACAACCACTTCTATGCGCGCGCCATCGAGAAGATGCGCGAAGGCGTGGAGCGCGGCGACAGCCTCCTGCGCACCGCCGCCGCGAGCGGCATCTTCACGCCGGTCGTGCTGCAGATGATCGCCGTGGGCGAGGAGTCAGGCACGCTCGACGAGATGCTGGGCGAGGTGGCCGACTTCTACCAGCAGGAAGTGGAATACGAGCTGAAGTCGCTCTCGGCGCAGATCGAGCCGATCCTCATCATCTTCCTCGGCGTGCTGGTGTTGATCCTCGCGCTCGGTGTCTTCCTCCCGATCTGGGACTTGGGCAAAGCCGCGCTGAAGTGA
- a CDS encoding GspE/PulE family protein, which yields MPPPQKIRLGDLLVQQNLITQEQLTATLEQQRSSGRKLGRILVDSGVVTEEQISGALAGQLKIPYINLKQTNPAPALVNLLTEAQARRFRALVLEENNGVLRVGMADPSDLFAYDELTRILKREIELAAVTETQLLATIDRVYRRTGEITALSQELTAELAQTEADFGNLLGTEAAVKDAPVVKLLQTLFEDAAQVRASDIHIEPQQHKLHVRFRIDGVLHLQTESDLKIAPALVLRLKLMSGLDISEKRLPQDGRFHVDIRGNPLDVRISTMPTQCGESVVMRLLNQSGGLLRLDRLGMGDEMLAKVRGALQRTSGMILVTGPTGSGKTTALYASLNEINSPDRKIITVEDPVEYRLPGINQVQVHDKIDLSFERVLRAALRQDPDVILVGEMRDKTTAEIGLRAAMTGHMVLSTLHTNDAATTPIRLLDMGVPPYMVAMSLNLVIAQRLVRLLCENCIAPHSPTPQELGWLDHYIGPEGKDGKYMRGMGCSRCNGTGFIGRTAVYEMLEMTPELVQTANHGSPIEFVRIARAQIGTKTLLRNALALAHAGRSTISEAMALAASGDG from the coding sequence ATGCCGCCACCCCAGAAAATCCGCCTGGGTGACCTGCTGGTTCAGCAGAACCTCATCACCCAGGAGCAGCTCACCGCCACGCTGGAGCAGCAGCGCTCGAGCGGCCGCAAGCTCGGCCGCATCCTGGTCGACAGCGGCGTCGTCACCGAAGAGCAGATCTCGGGGGCACTCGCCGGCCAGCTGAAGATCCCCTACATCAACCTCAAGCAGACCAACCCGGCGCCCGCGCTGGTGAACCTGCTCACCGAGGCCCAGGCCCGCCGCTTTCGCGCGCTGGTGCTGGAAGAGAACAACGGCGTGCTGCGTGTCGGCATGGCCGACCCGAGCGACCTCTTCGCCTACGACGAGCTCACCCGCATCCTGAAGCGCGAGATCGAGCTCGCCGCCGTCACCGAGACGCAGCTGCTCGCCACCATCGACCGCGTGTACCGCCGCACCGGTGAAATCACCGCGCTGTCGCAGGAGCTGACCGCCGAACTGGCGCAGACCGAGGCCGACTTCGGCAACCTGCTCGGCACCGAAGCGGCGGTGAAAGACGCGCCGGTCGTCAAGCTGCTGCAGACGCTCTTCGAAGACGCCGCCCAGGTGCGCGCCTCCGACATCCACATCGAACCGCAGCAGCACAAGCTGCATGTGCGCTTCCGCATCGACGGCGTGCTGCACCTGCAGACCGAATCCGACCTGAAGATCGCGCCGGCGCTGGTGCTGCGCCTGAAGCTGATGTCGGGCCTCGACATCTCCGAGAAACGCCTGCCGCAGGACGGCCGCTTCCACGTCGACATCCGCGGCAACCCGCTCGACGTGCGCATCTCCACCATGCCCACGCAATGCGGCGAATCGGTCGTGATGCGTCTGCTCAACCAGAGCGGCGGCCTGCTGCGGCTCGACCGCCTCGGCATGGGCGACGAGATGCTGGCCAAGGTGCGCGGCGCCCTGCAGCGCACGAGCGGCATGATCCTAGTGACCGGCCCGACTGGCAGCGGCAAGACCACCGCGCTCTATGCGTCGCTCAACGAGATCAACTCGCCCGACCGCAAGATCATCACCGTCGAAGACCCGGTCGAATACCGGCTGCCCGGCATCAACCAGGTGCAGGTGCACGACAAGATCGACCTCTCGTTCGAGCGTGTGCTGCGCGCCGCGCTGCGGCAGGACCCGGACGTGATCCTCGTCGGCGAAATGCGCGACAAGACCACCGCCGAGATCGGCCTGCGCGCCGCGATGACCGGTCACATGGTGCTCTCCACGCTGCACACCAACGACGCGGCCACGACCCCGATCCGCCTGCTCGACATGGGCGTGCCGCCCTACATGGTGGCCATGTCGCTCAACCTCGTGATCGCACAGCGCCTGGTGCGCCTCTTGTGCGAAAACTGCATCGCGCCGCACTCTCCCACCCCGCAGGAACTCGGCTGGCTCGACCACTACATCGGCCCCGAGGGCAAGGACGGCAAGTACATGCGTGGCATGGGCTGCTCGCGCTGCAACGGCACCGGCTTCATCGGCCGCACCGCCGTCTACGAGATGCTGGAGATGACCCCCGAGCTAGTGCAGACCGCCAACCACGGCTCGCCGATCGAATTCGTGCGCATCGCGCGGGCACAGATCGGCACCAAGACGCTGCTGCGCAATGCCCTGGCGCTGGCCCATGCAGGGCGCTCCACGATCTCGGAAGCCATGGCGCTCGCCGCCAGCGGTGACGGCTGA
- a CDS encoding DUF6607 family protein produces the protein MTKPLLLCLAFLLAPVAWAADKPANAGTPLRYTFSWPLDAEGLKPRGGSTQGAPVTLDLAPSPEWKALQAAGLSPQERDRRAILAMAGSYRVSFDFLEIASYTAADDPVKLGPYQSWGTEKVYVDRNEPGFVSLVHILEMRIAGKDGKPGEPIVTKHWRQDWAFEPEAIVEYLGRDRWQRRPVPEAARRGAWVQTVYQVDESPRYASLGRWQHNASFSTWISGETWRPLPRREWSVRKDYDTLIGTNRHTVNPTGWTQEEHNLKARLDATRQPDAAFPYLGREVGMARYERLKDPDFAAADRYYAATKSFWHEVLATWDAAFVKHGTLTLKGPVDKLGLFVPLFERAAEIEEGKAQGAHAPVIRKALGDIGVPN, from the coding sequence ATGACCAAGCCTTTGCTGCTCTGCCTCGCTTTCCTTCTGGCGCCCGTCGCGTGGGCCGCCGACAAGCCGGCGAACGCTGGCACCCCGCTGCGCTACACCTTTTCATGGCCGCTCGACGCGGAAGGCCTCAAGCCGCGCGGCGGCAGCACGCAAGGCGCGCCGGTCACCCTTGACCTCGCGCCCTCGCCCGAGTGGAAGGCCCTGCAGGCTGCGGGCCTGAGTCCGCAAGAGCGCGACCGCCGCGCCATCCTCGCCATGGCCGGCAGCTACCGCGTGAGCTTCGACTTCCTGGAGATCGCGTCGTATACCGCGGCCGACGACCCAGTGAAGCTCGGCCCGTACCAGTCGTGGGGCACCGAGAAGGTCTACGTCGACCGCAACGAGCCCGGTTTCGTGAGCCTGGTGCACATCCTCGAGATGCGCATCGCCGGCAAAGACGGGAAGCCCGGCGAGCCCATCGTCACCAAGCACTGGCGGCAGGACTGGGCTTTCGAGCCCGAGGCCATCGTCGAGTACCTGGGGCGCGACCGCTGGCAGCGCCGCCCCGTGCCCGAAGCGGCCCGCCGCGGGGCCTGGGTGCAGACGGTCTACCAGGTGGACGAGTCGCCGCGCTACGCAAGCCTCGGCCGCTGGCAGCACAACGCGAGCTTCTCCACCTGGATCAGCGGCGAGACCTGGCGCCCGCTGCCACGCCGCGAGTGGAGCGTGCGCAAGGACTACGACACCCTCATCGGCACCAACCGCCACACCGTGAATCCCACCGGCTGGACGCAGGAGGAACACAACCTCAAGGCGCGGCTCGACGCCACACGCCAGCCCGACGCCGCTTTCCCCTACCTCGGCCGCGAAGTCGGCATGGCGCGCTACGAGCGATTGAAAGACCCCGACTTCGCCGCCGCCGACCGCTACTACGCCGCCACGAAATCGTTCTGGCACGAAGTGCTGGCCACCTGGGACGCCGCGTTCGTGAAGCACGGCACGCTCACGCTCAAGGGCCCGGTCGACAAGCTCGGCCTCTTCGTGCCGCTCTTCGAGCGCGCTGCCGAGATCGAGGAAGGCAAGGCCCAGGGCGCACACGCCCCGGTGATCCGCAAGGCGCTGGGCGACATCGGCGTGCCGAATTGA
- a CDS encoding urease accessory protein UreD, producing MGWHGHLKLDYRRTHQRTTVLDQHNGPLRVLQSLYPEGDAICHNVLVHPPGGIVSGDVLAIDVNVQAGSHALITTPGATRFYRSLGDPGLQTLTTRVAEGSRFEWLPLETILYPDTLAENRMRFELAPGAEMMGWDVLALGLPASDQPYDSGRYTQSIELPGVWLERGRIDGHDTRLLQSPLGWAGHSVLATMWFAAGGALAAPRRDTLLDAAREAVSTSALRTTAGCTSAHASVVVLRALAHRVEPAMQLLTEVWKRWRQTAWSLSAAQPRVWRT from the coding sequence ATGGGCTGGCACGGCCACCTGAAGCTCGACTATCGCCGCACCCATCAGCGCACCACGGTCCTCGACCAGCACAACGGCCCGTTGCGCGTGCTGCAAAGCCTCTACCCCGAGGGCGACGCGATCTGCCACAACGTGCTGGTGCACCCGCCCGGCGGCATCGTCAGCGGTGACGTGCTGGCGATCGACGTCAACGTGCAGGCCGGCAGCCACGCGCTCATCACCACGCCGGGCGCCACGCGCTTCTACCGCAGCCTGGGCGATCCGGGACTGCAGACCCTGACCACGCGTGTGGCCGAAGGTTCGCGCTTCGAGTGGCTGCCGCTCGAGACCATCCTCTACCCCGACACGCTGGCCGAGAACCGGATGCGCTTCGAACTGGCCCCTGGCGCCGAAATGATGGGCTGGGACGTGCTCGCCCTCGGCCTGCCTGCCAGCGACCAGCCCTACGACAGTGGCCGCTACACGCAGAGCATCGAGCTGCCCGGCGTGTGGCTGGAGCGTGGCCGCATCGATGGGCACGACACCCGCCTGCTGCAATCGCCGCTCGGCTGGGCCGGGCACAGCGTTCTGGCGACGATGTGGTTTGCCGCCGGCGGCGCGCTCGCGGCGCCGCGCCGCGACACCCTGCTCGATGCCGCCCGCGAGGCCGTCTCCACCAGCGCCCTTCGCACCACCGCCGGCTGCACCTCGGCGCACGCCAGCGTGGTGGTGCTGCGCGCGCTGGCCCATCGTGTGGAACCTGCGATGCAATTGCTGACCGAAGTCTGGAAACGTTGGCGCCAGACCGCGTGGTCGCTCTCCGCAGCGCAACCGCGTGTGTGGCGCACCTGA
- a CDS encoding ABC transporter permease, which yields MTKKQKEALAPWLLLIGVLLLWELLCRGFNVSDFVFPSPSRIATQLVEFRGVIAGHAWRTFWVTMAGFGLSIVVGTLLGFLIGSSRMAYAAMYPLMTAFNALPKAAFVPILVVWFGIGVGPAVLTAFLISFFPITVNIATGLATLEPELEDVLRVLGAKRWDVLIKVGLPRSLPYFYGSLKVAITLAFVGTTVSEMTAANEGIGYLLISAGSSMQMGLAFAGLVVIGVMAMAMYELFAVVEKRTTAWAHRGSNAA from the coding sequence ATGACCAAGAAGCAGAAAGAGGCCCTGGCGCCGTGGCTGCTGCTCATCGGCGTGCTGTTGTTGTGGGAGCTGCTGTGCCGCGGCTTCAACGTGTCGGACTTCGTCTTCCCCTCGCCCTCGCGCATTGCGACGCAGCTGGTCGAGTTCCGCGGCGTGATCGCCGGCCATGCCTGGCGCACTTTCTGGGTCACGATGGCGGGCTTCGGGCTCTCGATCGTCGTGGGCACACTCCTCGGCTTCCTCATCGGCAGCTCGCGCATGGCCTATGCGGCGATGTACCCGCTGATGACCGCCTTCAACGCGCTGCCCAAAGCGGCCTTCGTGCCCATCCTCGTGGTGTGGTTCGGCATCGGCGTGGGGCCGGCCGTGCTCACCGCATTCCTCATCTCGTTCTTCCCCATCACCGTCAACATCGCGACAGGCCTCGCCACGCTGGAGCCCGAACTCGAAGACGTGCTGCGCGTGCTCGGTGCGAAGCGCTGGGACGTGCTCATCAAGGTCGGCCTGCCGCGCTCACTGCCCTACTTCTACGGCTCGCTGAAAGTGGCAATCACGCTGGCCTTCGTCGGCACGACCGTGTCGGAGATGACCGCCGCCAACGAAGGCATCGGCTACCTGCTCATCTCGGCCGGCTCGTCGATGCAGATGGGCCTGGCCTTCGCCGGCTTGGTGGTGATCGGCGTGATGGCAATGGCGATGTACGAGCTCTTCGCAGTGGTGGAGAAGCGCACCACGGCCTGGGCACACCGGGGCTCGAACGCGGCCTGA
- a CDS encoding ABC transporter ATP-binding protein, whose product MTSFVDFRNVWLAYNDELLAKRQYAVEDISLQVGTGEFIAIVGPSGCGKSTFMKLATGLKRPSQGSILIDGREVTGPLKITGMAFQAPSLLPWRTTLDNVLLPLEIVEPYRSNFRARRSEYAEKAKKLLASVGLAGYEDKFPWQLSGGMQQRASICRALIHEPKMLLLDEPFGALDAFTREELWCILRDLQAAQKFNVILVTHDLREAVFLADTVYVMSRSPGRMLVRKTIELPRPRELELTYTKGFTDLVLELREHIGAIRQKSGKPAGSVEVPQ is encoded by the coding sequence ATGACCTCGTTCGTCGACTTCCGGAACGTCTGGCTCGCCTACAACGACGAGCTGCTCGCCAAACGGCAATACGCGGTCGAAGACATCTCGCTGCAAGTCGGCACCGGCGAATTCATCGCCATCGTGGGGCCTTCGGGCTGCGGCAAGTCGACCTTCATGAAACTCGCGACCGGCCTCAAGCGGCCGTCGCAGGGCAGCATCCTCATCGACGGGCGCGAGGTCACCGGCCCGCTCAAGATCACCGGGATGGCCTTCCAGGCACCATCGTTGCTCCCGTGGCGCACCACCTTGGACAACGTGCTGCTGCCGCTGGAGATCGTCGAACCCTACCGCTCGAACTTCCGCGCCCGGCGCAGCGAGTACGCCGAGAAGGCGAAGAAGCTGCTCGCCAGCGTCGGCCTCGCCGGCTACGAAGACAAGTTTCCGTGGCAGCTCTCGGGTGGCATGCAGCAGCGCGCGTCGATCTGCCGCGCGCTGATCCACGAACCCAAGATGCTGCTGCTCGACGAGCCCTTCGGCGCGCTCGATGCGTTCACCCGCGAGGAGCTGTGGTGCATCCTGCGTGATCTGCAGGCCGCGCAGAAGTTCAACGTCATCCTCGTCACCCACGACCTGCGCGAGGCGGTGTTCCTCGCCGACACGGTGTACGTGATGAGCCGCAGCCCGGGGCGCATGCTGGTGCGCAAGACCATCGAGTTGCCACGCCCGCGCGAGCTGGAGCTGACCTACACCAAGGGCTTCACCGACCTCGTGCTGGAGCTGCGCGAGCACATCGGGGCCATTCGCCAAAAGAGCGGCAAGCCGGCCGGCTCGGTGGAGGTGCCGCAATGA
- a CDS encoding alpha/beta hydrolase — protein sequence MTLSLLMLTSGCAWWDAKERELVYRPAPGRPADFAGLKPGDSMYTLKVRGEQPGKPETLALWWMPAADPQAPTLLYLHGTFRSLYKNHPKMEALRDAGVSVLAVDYRGWGDSEPIIPSEESILADADVAWAELMQRQPDPKKRIIFGHSMGGGVAIDLASRKHYHADYGALIVESSFTSLPDVAASVGAYGVVASWITRQRFYSDQKIAKVDAPILMMHGDRDKTVPVELGRKLRDAARPGSVRWVEISGGSHSQLHREAPGIYREAVRSILHQLPQ from the coding sequence GTGACGCTTTCCCTCTTGATGCTCACCAGCGGCTGCGCCTGGTGGGACGCCAAGGAGCGCGAGCTCGTCTACCGCCCCGCGCCCGGCCGCCCGGCCGACTTCGCCGGCCTCAAGCCGGGCGACTCGATGTACACGCTCAAGGTGCGCGGCGAGCAGCCGGGCAAGCCCGAAACGCTGGCCCTGTGGTGGATGCCGGCCGCCGACCCGCAAGCCCCGACCCTGCTCTACCTGCACGGCACCTTCCGCAGCCTCTACAAGAACCACCCGAAGATGGAGGCGCTGCGTGACGCCGGTGTGTCGGTGCTCGCGGTCGACTACCGCGGCTGGGGCGACAGCGAGCCCATCATCCCGTCGGAAGAATCCATCCTCGCCGATGCCGACGTGGCCTGGGCCGAGCTGATGCAGCGCCAGCCCGACCCGAAGAAGCGCATCATCTTCGGCCACTCGATGGGTGGCGGCGTGGCCATCGACCTCGCGAGCCGCAAACACTACCACGCCGACTACGGCGCGCTGATCGTCGAGTCGAGCTTCACCAGCCTGCCCGACGTGGCCGCCTCGGTGGGCGCCTATGGCGTGGTGGCGTCGTGGATCACCCGCCAGCGCTTCTACTCCGACCAGAAGATCGCCAAGGTCGACGCGCCCATCCTCATGATGCACGGCGACCGCGACAAGACGGTGCCGGTGGAGCTGGGCCGGAAATTGCGTGATGCCGCCCGACCCGGCAGCGTGCGCTGGGTCGAGATCTCGGGCGGCTCCCACAGCCAGTTGCACAGGGAGGCGCCGGGGATCTACCGAGAGGCCGTGCGATCCATCCTCCACCAATTGCCCCAATGA
- a CDS encoding ABC transporter ATP-binding protein: MKVLVSALAMAAAGMALPALAQTSPTPIDSAKPATAVTTRAPTATPSGSNGTWRLMASPYTIHYSRDPNHRPVWMLGFERERLDGLLWGACYFSNSFGQPSGMVYGGQRLYDFSPYPELFAQWTAGIMYGYKGEFQDKVPFNHRGFSPGVVLALGWQFTPRYSVQANILGNSAMMFQFSVDLP; the protein is encoded by the coding sequence ATGAAAGTCCTTGTATCCGCGCTGGCGATGGCCGCGGCCGGCATGGCGTTGCCTGCCCTGGCCCAGACCAGCCCCACGCCCATCGATTCTGCGAAGCCCGCCACGGCAGTGACCACCCGCGCGCCGACGGCCACGCCGTCGGGCAGCAACGGGACGTGGCGCCTGATGGCCTCGCCCTACACGATCCATTATTCACGCGACCCCAATCACCGCCCGGTGTGGATGCTCGGCTTCGAGCGCGAGCGGCTCGACGGCCTGCTGTGGGGCGCCTGCTATTTCAGCAACTCGTTCGGCCAGCCGAGCGGCATGGTCTACGGCGGGCAGCGGCTGTACGACTTCAGCCCCTACCCGGAGCTCTTCGCGCAGTGGACGGCCGGCATCATGTACGGCTACAAGGGCGAGTTCCAGGACAAGGTGCCCTTCAACCACCGGGGCTTCTCGCCCGGGGTCGTGCTGGCGCTGGGTTGGCAGTTCACGCCGCGCTACTCGGTGCAGGCCAACATCCTCGGCAACTCGGCCATGATGTTCCAGTTCTCGGTGGACCTGCCCTGA